Genomic segment of Streptomyces longhuiensis:
AGTACCTCGCGGGCACGCTGTGGTTCTACTGGGCGGGCTGCGGCCATCTGTCGGAGGGGCGGCACTGGCTGGAGCGCAGCGTGGAGCTCGACGGGGAGAGTGAGGACGGCGACTACGCCCGGTCCCGTCTGAAGGCTCTGTGGGTGCTCGGTTATGTGGCGATCCTCCAGGGCGACACGGTGCCCGCGCTCGCCGCGCTCCAGGAGTGCCGCGACGAGGCGGAACGCGTCGGCGACGCCACGGCGGTCGCGTACGCGGTGCATCGCAGGGGCTGTCTGGCCCTGGTCACGGACGACATGGCGCGCGCCGAGGAACTGCTGCGGACGGCGCTCACCGGGTACCGGGAGATCGGTGAGCTGAACAGCAGCGTGCTGATGGGCCAGGTCGAGCTGGCGATGGCCGTGGCGTTCCAGGGGGATCTGGCCGCGGCGGTCGAGCTGTGCGAGGACGTGCGGCTGGTCTGCGAGGACCACGGCGAGCGGTGGACGCTGGCGTACGCGCTGTATGTCCTGGCGTACGCGGAGTGGACCAAGGGCGATCTGGTGCGGGCGCGACAGCTGCTGCGCGAGTGCCTCGTCATCGGGGACACGTTCCACGACCTGCTGGGCACCGTCCTGACGATCGAACTGCTGGCGCTCGTCACCGTGACGGAGGGGGACGCGGGTGAGGCGGCGCTGCTCCAGGGCGCGGCGGGCCGGATCTGGCCGTCCGTGGGGCTGCCGCTCTTCGGCTCGGCGCACTACAACGCGCCGCACGAGCGGTGTGCGTCGGACGCCCGGGCCATCCTCGGCGACGCGCGGTTCGAGTCGTTCGTGGCGGCCGGGGCGCGCCTGGAGCCCGGGGAGGCTGTTCAGCGGGCGCTCGGCCGGGACACCGCGTCGCGGCCGGCCGTGGTGCCGGGGCCGCGTACCGCTCATCCGGCCCCGGAAACGCGCGAACCCGCCGCCTCCCCGACCGTACAGGGCGGGGAGACGACGGGCTGAAACGCAGGAAGTGCTACGTCCGCCGGATGATCAGCGGGCGTAGTACTCGACGACGAGCTGCTCGTCGCAGATCACGGGGATTTCCTTGCGGTTCGGGTCACGGTCCAGACGGAAGGCCAGGGCCTTCAGGTTGACCTGGAGGTAACGCGGGATCTCGCCGTCGGGGGCGAAGCCACCCTCACGCGCGACCTGGAACAGCGGCTTCTCGCGGCTGCGCTCGCGGACCATCACGACGTCGTCGGGACGGACACGGTACGACGGCTTGTCGACCTTGCCACCGTTGACCTCGATGTGGCCGTGAACGACCATCTGGCGGGCCTGGTAGATCGTGCGGGCGATGCCCGAACGCAGAACCAGGGCGTCGAGACGACGCTCCAGCTCGATGACCAGGGCCTCACCGGTCTTGAGCTGCGTCTTGGCGGCACGCTCGTAGGCGCGGACGAGCTGGCGCTCGGACACGTCGTACTGCGCACGCAGACGCTGCTTCTCGAGCAGACGGACCTTGTAGTCCGAGTTCTGCTTGCGGCCGCGGCCGTGCTCGCCCGGCGGGTAGGGGCGGGCCTCGAAGTACTTGACGGCCTTCGGGGTCAGCGCGATACCGAGGGCACGCGACTTCTTGACCTTGGGGCGGGACTGGTTCGTCATGAACCAAACACCTCATTGTTCTGTGTGGATACGGCTTCACCAGGGTTAAGGGAGGTCGCATCCGCAGCCGGGGAAACCCGCCTTGTCCTTGCGGACGGGGCAGGCAGCCGCTCCCTGGTCTGGGCACATACGTGCAGCACGCGAGTGGCCCACCGACCGTTTCCCGGGGGTCCGGGATGGTGGTGGGCTGCCCGCGACACCTATCGACGGTGCGCGACGCTCCTGGATCCCCATGCCTTGCGGCGTCGGGGTTCCGGCTGCATGTCCCGCTCTGGTGGTGCCGGCCGGAGCCGAACGCGAGACGCAGCGCTTCGGGAAGTTTACAGGGTGGCGAGGAGTGCTGCGGACCGGGGTCGCGCGGGGGCGTCAGCTGTCCGTCGCGCCCGGCTGCTCGCCGGTGAGGCGCTCGCGGACGCGCTCGGCCACGTCGGCGTACCGGGCCTCCGCTCCGTACCGGGTGGGCTGGTAGTAGCGCTTGCCCTTGACCGCGTCCGGCGCGTACTGCTGGGCGGCGATACCTCCGGGGACATCGTGCGGATACACGTATCCCTGTGCGTGGCCGAGCTTGGCCGCGCCCTTGTAGTGACCGTCGCGCAGGTGGGGCGGGACGGGGCCCGCGAGGCCCTTGCGGACGTCTTCCAGGGCGGCGCCGATCGCCGTCGTCGCGGAGTTCGACTTCGGGGCGAGGGCGAGGGCGATCGTGGCGTGGCTGAGGGTGAGCGCCGCCTCCGGGAAGCCGATCATCGCGACGGCCTGGGCCGCCGCGACGGCCGTGGGCAGCGCCGTCGGGTCGGCGAGACCGATGTCCTCGCTCGCGGAGATCATCAGGCGGCGGGCGATGAAGCGGGGGTCTTCGCCGGCCTCGATCATGCGGGCCAGATAGTGCAGGGCCGCGTCCACGTCCGAGCCGCGGATGGACTTGATCAGGGCGCTCGCGACGTCGTAGTGCTGGTCGCCGTCCCGGTCGTACTTGACCGCGGCGCGGTCGACCGACTCCTCCAGGGTCTGGAGAGTGATCTCCTTCTCCTGCTTGGCGAGGGCCGAGCCCGCGCCCGCCTCCAGCGCCGTGAGGGCCCGGCGCGCGTCGCCGCCCGCGATGCGCAGCAGGTGGCCCTCCGCCTCCTCGGGGAGCGTGACCGCGCCGCCGAGACCGCGCTCCTCGGCGAGGGCCCGCCGGAGCAGCGAGCGCAGGTCGTCGTCCGTGAGGGATTCGAGGGTGAGGAGCAGGGAGCGGGACAGGAGCGGGGAGATGATCGAGAAGTACGGGTTCTCGGTGGTCGCCGCGATGAGCGTGACCCAGCGGTTCTCGACGGCCGGCAGCAGGGAGTCCTGCTGGGCCTTGCTGAAGCGGTGGATCTCGTCGAGGAAGAGGACGGTCTCCTTGCCGTGGCCTCCGAGTGCCCGGCGGGCGCCGTCGATGACGGCCCGCACTTCCTTGACGCCCGCGGTGATCGCGGAGAGCTCCACGAAGCGCTTGTTCGTGGCCTTGGAGACGACGTACGCGAGGGTCGTCTTGCCGATGCCGGGCGGGCCCCAGAGGATCACCGACGAAGGTCCGGCGGGGCCTCCGCCGCCCTCCCCCACGAGGCGGCGCAGGGGTGAGCCCGGCTTCAGCAGGTGCTGCTGGCCGACGACTTCGTCGAGGGTGCGCGGGCGCATCCGGACGGCCAGGGGGCTGCTGGACGGGTCCTTTTCCTGGCGGTCTTCGGCTGCGGCGGTGAACAGGTCGGGCTCCACGTCGAAAACCCTATGTCACCCCACTGACAATCCCGCCCGGCCCCGTGCGGCAGGGGCCCCGGCCACGGTCCGGACCGCGGCTCAGCTGGTCCAGAAGTCCCACCAGCGCGTCAGGATCAGCATCCCGATGATCCCGACGTGCAGCACGGGCAGGACCCACGTGAACTCACCGAAGAACGACCGCAGCCAGGACGGCGCGGGCAGGAACCCGTTGCGCACATTGAACGACGTCACGTACCAGAACATGACGATCGTGGCGACCCACGCCAGAGAGCACCACAGGCACAGCGAGTTGATCCGGTACAGCGACTGGAACTGCAGCCACGTGCAGAACCCGACCCCGAACAGCGTGCCCGCGTTGAACGTCAGCCAGTACCAGCGCGGGAACCGCGCCCGCCCCAGCAGACTCATCCCCACGCAGATCACGACGGCGTAGGCCGCGAGACCCAGCATCGGGTTCGGGAACCCGAACACCGACGCCTGCTCGCTCTTCATGATGTTCCCGCAGGACACCACCGGGTTGAGGCTGCAGCCCGGCGTGAAGTTCGGGTCCTCGAGCAGCTTGAACTTGTCGATCGTGATGACCCACGCCGCGAGCAGCCCCGCCGCACCGGTGATCACCAGAAGCAGCGCGAAACCCAGGGAACCCCCGGCGCTGCGGGCAGCGCCCGCTCCGTCGTCGCCGGTGGAGGAGGCACTGTCGCTTGCCGTGGTCGTCTTGCTCATCACGCCGTTCCGTCGCTTGGGGTGGTGGCCTGCTGGCAGCCTCATTCTGCCGCACGCTCCTGTGTGTCCACCGTTCGATGGCCATAAGCATGTACGGCCGACGGTCCCGAGGTGTTCGCTCCGACGGGACGCTCCCTGACGTGACGACGTGCACGGCGCGAACGAAAAAGGAGCGGGGCACGCGCGCGTGCCCCGCTCCTTCGCCGACTCCAGAGGCCCGGCTACGCCAGCTTGGCCTTCAGGACGGCCACGATCTCGTCGACCGCCACCGCGTCCTGCTCTCCCGACTCCATGTCCTTGAGCTGGACGACGCCGTCGGCGAGGTCGCGTTCGCCGGCCACGATCGTGAAGCGGGCGCCGCTGCGGTTCGCGTTCTTCATCGCGCCCTTGAGGCCCTTGCCGCCGTACGAGAAGTCGGCGGAGACGCCGGCCCGGCGCAGCTCCGTCACCTTGGAGAAGAGGACGCGGCGCGCCTCGTCGCCGAGCGGGACCGCGAACACGCTGGTGGTGGAGGGGAGTTCGAGCTCCACGCCCTCCGCCTCGAGCGCCAGGACCGTACGGTCGACGCCGAGCGCCCAGCCGACGGACGGCAGCGAGGGGCCGCCGATCATCTCGGAGAGGCCGTCGTAGCGGCCGCCGCCGCCCACCGCGGACTGCGAGCCGAGACCGTCGTGGACGAACTCGAAGGTGGTGCGCGTGTAGTAGTCGAGGCCGCGGACCAGCTTCTCGTCGTCCTCGTAGGCGACGCCTTCGGCGGTCAGGAGTTCACGGACCTGCTCGTGGTACGCCTTGCAGCCGTCGCACAGGTAGTCGCGCAGCGAGGGGGCGCCGACGAGCTGCTTCTGGACCTCGGGGCGCTTGTCGTCGAGGACGCGCAGCGGGTTGATCTCGGCGCGGCGCAGCGTGTCCTCGTCGAGGTCGAGGCCGCGCAGGAAGTCCTGGAGGGCGGCGCGGTAGACCGGCCGGCACTCCTTGTCGCCGAGCGAGTTCAGCAGGATGCGGAAGTCGCGCAGCCCGAGCGAGCGGTACGCCTGGTCGGCCAGGATGATCAGCTCGGCGTCGAGCGCCGGGTCCTCTGCGCCGATCGCCTCGGCGCCGACCTGCGAGAAGTGCCTGTAACGGCCCTTCTGGGGGCGCTCGTAGCGGTAGTACGAGCCGGAGTACCAGAGCTTCACCGGGAGGTTTCCGGCCTTGTGGAGGTTGGCCTCCAGGGCGGCACGCAGCACGGACGCGGTGCCCTCGGGACGCAGGGCGAGCTTGTCGCCGCCCTTCGTCTCGAAGGCGTACATCTCCTTGGTGACGATGTCGGTGGACTCACCGACACCGCGCGCGAACAGCTCGACGTTCTCGAAGCCGGGCGTCTCGACGTAGCCGTAGCCGGAGTTCCTCAGCGGGGTGGAGATGGCGTCGCGCACCGCGAGGTACTTCGCGGAGTCGGGGGGAAGCAGGTCGTACGTGCCCTTGGGGGCCTGAAAGGTGCTCACGGAAGTCTCTCGTCACATTCCTCGTCGGGGAGCCTCGAAGGAGGTTCCCTGGCCGGCGGCCACCTGCCGCAGATACGGGTTGGTGGCGCGCTCCTGGCCGATGGTCGTCTGGGAGCCGTGCCCGGAGAGCACCACGGTCGAGTCGTCGAGCGGCAGGCACACGCGTGCCAGCGACTCGAGCATGTCGTCCATGGAGCCACCGGGCAGATCGGTACGTCCGATGGAGCCGGCGAAGAGCAGATCCCCGGAGAAGAACACGGACGGGATGTCCGCGCTCTCGGGCATCGTGAAGGCCACCGACCCCTTGGTATGACCCGGCGCGTGCGCCACGGTCAGGTCGAGGCCCGCCAGCTTCAGTTCGGTGCCGTCGCTCAGCTCCCGCACGTCGTCGGGCTCCCCCACGGTCAGCTCGCCCATCAGCGGCATACCGATGGAGCGGCCGATCCCCTTCTCCGGGTCGCTCATCATGTAGCGGTCGGAGGGGTGGATCCACGCCGGGACGTCATGGGCCCCGCACACGGGGACGACGGAGGCGACGTGGTCGATGTGGCCATGCGTGAGGATGACCGCGACCGGCTTGAGCCGATGCTTCTTGAGCGCGTCCTCGACTCCCTGGGCGGCCTGGTGGCCGGGGTCGATGATCACGCACTCCTCACCCGCGGCGGGGGCAACCAGGTAACAGTTGGTGCCCCAGGCCCCGGCGGGGAACCCGGCAATCAGCACGATCGTCCTTCGTATGTCGTCCGGCGGAAGTGTGTCCGCAGAAGAATGCGGCAGATCAGAGCCTACCGGCGCTGCCGATTCCACAGCTAACCCATATACGGTACGGGGCACACAGCAGGCGGTCGTAACAGGTCCAGTTCAGACCGGGTTCGTCCCGTTGGGATCACTTCGCAGCGGTTCGGAATCAGGTCTCGCGACGTACGAGGAGTAGACCCGGTGGTCAGCAACGATCAGCGGCGGCGGCAGCTCGCCCGGGAGAAGTTCTTGCGGCAGCAGCAGCGGCGGGAGTCCGCGCGGCGCAAGGCGCGCACACGCAACACGGTGATCGCGTCGGCGTTGGCCGTGGTCGTGGTGGCGGGCGCCGGCGCGTTCGCCGCCGGGGCCTTCGACGGCAAGGACAAGAAGGACTCCGCGGCCTCCAAGCCGAGCGCGAGCCCCTCCAAGGCCGCCGACCCGTGCAAGAAGCCCGCCGCGGGCAAGGTGAAGTCGCTCAGCTGGAAGAAGGAGCCGGCGCTCACCGTCGACAAGGCGGCGGACTACACGATGAACCTCGCGACGACGTGCGGCGACATCGGCATCGACCTCAAGACGAAGGAGGCCCCGCACACGGTCAACTCCTTCGACTTCCTCGCCGGCAAGGGCTTCTTCGACCACACCAAGTGCCACCGGCTCACCACCAACGGCATCTACGTCCTGCAGTGCGGCGACCCGAAGGGCACCGGCGCGGGCGGCCCGGGCTACACGATCCCGGACGAGAACCTGAAGGACAAAAGCCTGAAGGGGAACGTGTACCCGGCGGGCACCATCGCGATGGCGAACACGGGCCAGAAGCACACCGGCGGCAGCCAGTTCTTCCTCGTGTACCAGGACAGTCAGTTGCCGCCGAGCTACACACCGTTCGGGACCATTTCCGATTCCGGCATGAAGGTGCTCAAGAAGATCGCCGCCGCTGGTGAGAGCACCGGGCAGGGTGACGGCGCCCCGAACGCCACCGTCGTGATCGACAAGGCGACCGTGACGAAATCCTGACCGCCGGCGGTGAAATTTCGGTCGCGCGGGATGCGGACAGCCGCCCCGCCGGTCGCCTATGTTGGCCGTGACGAAACTGTGGACGATGCCCGGGGCCCCAAGGCGCCCCGCAGGCATCATGTGGAGGAGGCGCTGTGAGCAGCGACCCGTGGGGCCGCGTCGACGAGACGGGGACCGTGTACGTGCGTTCGGCCGACGGCAGCGAGCGTGAAGTCGGTTCGTGGCAGGCAGGTTCTCCTGATGAGGCCCTCGCCTACTTCAAGCGCAAG
This window contains:
- the rpsD gene encoding 30S ribosomal protein S4; the protein is MTNQSRPKVKKSRALGIALTPKAVKYFEARPYPPGEHGRGRKQNSDYKVRLLEKQRLRAQYDVSERQLVRAYERAAKTQLKTGEALVIELERRLDALVLRSGIARTIYQARQMVVHGHIEVNGGKVDKPSYRVRPDDVVMVRERSREKPLFQVAREGGFAPDGEIPRYLQVNLKALAFRLDRDPNRKEIPVICDEQLVVEYYAR
- a CDS encoding replication-associated recombination protein A, with translation MEPDLFTAAAEDRQEKDPSSSPLAVRMRPRTLDEVVGQQHLLKPGSPLRRLVGEGGGGPAGPSSVILWGPPGIGKTTLAYVVSKATNKRFVELSAITAGVKEVRAVIDGARRALGGHGKETVLFLDEIHRFSKAQQDSLLPAVENRWVTLIAATTENPYFSIISPLLSRSLLLTLESLTDDDLRSLLRRALAEERGLGGAVTLPEEAEGHLLRIAGGDARRALTALEAGAGSALAKQEKEITLQTLEESVDRAAVKYDRDGDQHYDVASALIKSIRGSDVDAALHYLARMIEAGEDPRFIARRLMISASEDIGLADPTALPTAVAAAQAVAMIGFPEAALTLSHATIALALAPKSNSATTAIGAALEDVRKGLAGPVPPHLRDGHYKGAAKLGHAQGYVYPHDVPGGIAAQQYAPDAVKGKRYYQPTRYGAEARYADVAERVRERLTGEQPGATDS
- a CDS encoding vitamin K epoxide reductase family protein yields the protein MSKTTTASDSASSTGDDGAGAARSAGGSLGFALLLVITGAAGLLAAWVITIDKFKLLEDPNFTPGCSLNPVVSCGNIMKSEQASVFGFPNPMLGLAAYAVVICVGMSLLGRARFPRWYWLTFNAGTLFGVGFCTWLQFQSLYRINSLCLWCSLAWVATIVMFWYVTSFNVRNGFLPAPSWLRSFFGEFTWVLPVLHVGIIGMLILTRWWDFWTS
- the hisS gene encoding histidine--tRNA ligase, which gives rise to MSTFQAPKGTYDLLPPDSAKYLAVRDAISTPLRNSGYGYVETPGFENVELFARGVGESTDIVTKEMYAFETKGGDKLALRPEGTASVLRAALEANLHKAGNLPVKLWYSGSYYRYERPQKGRYRHFSQVGAEAIGAEDPALDAELIILADQAYRSLGLRDFRILLNSLGDKECRPVYRAALQDFLRGLDLDEDTLRRAEINPLRVLDDKRPEVQKQLVGAPSLRDYLCDGCKAYHEQVRELLTAEGVAYEDDEKLVRGLDYYTRTTFEFVHDGLGSQSAVGGGGRYDGLSEMIGGPSLPSVGWALGVDRTVLALEAEGVELELPSTTSVFAVPLGDEARRVLFSKVTELRRAGVSADFSYGGKGLKGAMKNANRSGARFTIVAGERDLADGVVQLKDMESGEQDAVAVDEIVAVLKAKLA
- a CDS encoding MBL fold metallo-hydrolase — its product is MLIAGFPAGAWGTNCYLVAPAAGEECVIIDPGHQAAQGVEDALKKHRLKPVAVILTHGHIDHVASVVPVCGAHDVPAWIHPSDRYMMSDPEKGIGRSIGMPLMGELTVGEPDDVRELSDGTELKLAGLDLTVAHAPGHTKGSVAFTMPESADIPSVFFSGDLLFAGSIGRTDLPGGSMDDMLESLARVCLPLDDSTVVLSGHGSQTTIGQERATNPYLRQVAAGQGTSFEAPRRGM
- a CDS encoding peptidylprolyl isomerase, which translates into the protein MVSNDQRRRQLAREKFLRQQQRRESARRKARTRNTVIASALAVVVVAGAGAFAAGAFDGKDKKDSAASKPSASPSKAADPCKKPAAGKVKSLSWKKEPALTVDKAADYTMNLATTCGDIGIDLKTKEAPHTVNSFDFLAGKGFFDHTKCHRLTTNGIYVLQCGDPKGTGAGGPGYTIPDENLKDKSLKGNVYPAGTIAMANTGQKHTGGSQFFLVYQDSQLPPSYTPFGTISDSGMKVLKKIAAAGESTGQGDGAPNATVVIDKATVTKS